The window GCAGGACGGGGTCGAGATCGGTTCCTGGTCCAGCATACCAATTAACGCAGGCTATAAGGTCATACTCTATTTGCCCATTGGCGGAAAAGCACAGGTAAAAGGTTCATACTCCCTGGAAGAGCCAACAAAACAGATCACAGCCAGAGATGTAGTAGATAAGAAAACCCTGAAAGCCTTTGTAGAAGCTGCAAAAGAATACGCGAAAAACTTTCCCCTTTCCGAGGACATCGAAGCAGAATTCAGACAAGAGGGTGGAAGATGGAAACACGAATCCATCTACCTCGTAATTGGAAACAGTGACGGCGTCATATTATTTCACGCAGCCAATCCAGCCCTTGAAGGGCAAAACGTGTTTCACCTTGAAGACCCCAATGGTGTCAAATATACCCAGGAACTCATCGCCGCGTCTGCTGCAGGTGGTGGTTTTGTCGAGTATTACTTCGATAACCCGACGATAGACGAGAATGGAGATGGCGAATTAGTAGGCGATCCCATTGGCTCACCCAAAATAAGTTACGCCATCCCATTCATAGACTCTGTGACTGGCATGGAACTAACCATGCTATCTGGCTTTTATCCAGTCACGGCTCGTGCTGTGGTAGATAAAGAAACCCTGAAATCATTTGTCGGAGCCGCAAAAGAATACGCTAAAAGCTTCCCCTTTTCCGAGGAAATCGCAGAAGAATTCAGACAAGAAGGTGGCAGGTGGAAACATGAATCCATCTATCTCGCAGTTTTAAACAGCGAGGGCGTCATAGTGTATCACGCAGCCGATGCAGATCTCGAGGGACAAAACCTGATTAACTTTGAAGATCCCAATGGCGTCAAATACGTCCAGGAACTCATCGCTGCAGCCGCAGCAGGTGGCGGTTTTGTCGAGTATTACTTCGATAATCCAGCGGTAGATGAGAATGGGGATGGCGAATTAACCGGAGATCCCATTGGCTCGCCCAAGATCAGTTATGCCATCCCAATCATTGACTCACAAACCGGCATGGCACTAACCCTGCTATCTGGCTTTTATCCGCAGGTACAAGACGGATAACCTGGTCGATTTCAATCTACTTATTAGCGAACAAAAAAGCCGCGAGCATAACTCGCGGCTTTTCTTCATACATCCCCAACTCAATCACCCACGCGCTGCAACCCCGGTCCCTTCTCGTAATAATAGCTCCCCGGAAAGAACTTTTCATTATCGGGCATCGACTCGACCAACCGCACCTCCGCCGCACACACTTTGTACTCTGCTGTCCCCGTCACCGCATCGCCCACATCATTCGTCAACACATTGGCGCGCGCCTCGGCAAAATGCAACGGCATCCAGATACACCCCGGGCGCACTTGCCGCGACAAAATAGCCCGCAACTGCACACGCCCGCGCCGCGTTGTCACCTCCACCATATCCCCGTGATGAACACCCCGCTTCCGCGCATCGCTCGGGTGTAACTCCACAAAAGCCTCGGACTGTTTTGCATCGAGCCCGGACTCTCGGCGCGTCTGGGTTGCGGCATTGTAGTGATACAGCGTGCGTCCCGTAGAAAGAAAAAGACCGTAATCTTCATCTGGCAATTCCGCCGGTGGGATATAATGCACGGGCATAAACAACCCCTTACCGCGCAAAATGCCATTTTCGTGTAAAAATTTTGTACCCGGGTGATCCGCATCGGGGCACGGCCACTGTAAGCCCGCTATGCTCTCTTCTCCTGCATCTATCTTTTCCAATTTCTCGTGGCTGATACCAGCAAATTGAGGAACGTCTTTAACCATCTCGGCATAAACTTCCGCTGGATCTTTATACGACCAATTCGCGCCCAGCTTATTCGCCAGCATAACCAGAATTTCCCAATCTGGAAGCGCTGCCCCTGGGGGTTCAACCGCTTTGCGAACCCTCTGAATGCGACGCTCTGAATTGGTGAACGTCCCCTCCTTCTCGGCAAACACGGCTGCGGGCAAAATCACATCGGCAAAACGCGCCGTCTCATTCATAAACGCATCCTGCATCACGATAAAATCGACATTATTCAATCCCTTTTCCAACTCAAGAACATTGGGTTCGGACAACACAATATCTTCACCCATCACAAAAAAACCGCGCATCTGTTCCCCCACCGTCTTCATCATCTCATTGAGATTCAGACCCGGCACAGGGGACAGCGGAACACCCCAGGACTTTTCGTATTTTGCCCGCACTTCTGGATCATCCACACGCTGATAACCCGGATAAAACATCGGCGTAGCACCCGCGTCATTCGCACCCTGCACATTATTCTGTCCGCGCAGGGGATTCATCCCGGTCGATGGCTTGCCCAGATGCCCCGTCATCAAAACCAGATTTGCAAGCGCATACACATTATCCGTACCGTGTGCGTGTTCCGTAATGCCCAGCGTATAATATATACCCGCTTTTTCCGTCGTAGCGTACTGCCGCGCAGTCCAGCGAATATCATCTGCTGAAATACCCGTTATCTCTTCAGCCTTTTCGGGTGTATAAGACGCGACAGTTTCTTTGACCTGCTCAAAATTTTCAGTCTGATTTTCGATAAATTCGCGATCGATCAAATCCTCTGCCACAATCACATGCGCCATGGCATTGAGCAACCACACATCTGTACCGGGATTGAGTTGCAAATGCTTTTCCGCAATAGACGTCATCCAGATCGCCCTGGGATCGGCGACAACCAAGGTCGCGCCTTTGCGAATCGCGCGCTTCATTTCCATAGCGATAATCGGATGTGCCTCGCTCGTATTGCTGCCAATCACAAACAGAAAATCAACATCGCGTATCTCGCCAATTGAATTCGTCATAGCACCTGCGCCAAATGTTTCGACCAGACCGGCCACAGTAGGTGCGTGTCACGTAGCCGCGCACTGATGGACGTGATTTGACCGAAACAGTGCCCGCGCCATCTTCTGAACGAGAAAATTTTCCTCCATCGTGCACCGCGACGAACTCACAAAACCCAGGGCATCTGCGCCGTGTCGCTCTACAACGCCCAATAAACCCTCCGCTGCTCTTTCGAGCGCATCGTCCCATGTCGTTGGATACAATACACCATCCTCACCGCGCACAAGCGGCTCAGTCAACCGATCTTTGTGGTGCACAAAGTCATACGCAAAGCGTCCCTTGACACACAAATTGCCGTCATTGGTCGTCGTGCCCGGCGGTGGACTCGTCACCTTTACAATCTGCCCCTGACCATCGCGTCCTTCTAAATCCACATTGAGATCGAGCTGACAACCCACCCCACAAAAGTTGCAAGTTGACCGCACCTTTACCAATTCACGCTCGGGTTTTTGCCCGCGCATCAGTGGCAATTTTTCATTCATAGCACCAGTTGGACACACATCGATACATCCACCGCACAACTCACACGTCGTATCCAGCAGGGATTTTTCTTCCACCGTAGAAATCGTCGTATGTGACCCTCTACCCGCAAGCGTAATAGCCGAAACACCTTCGACTTCCTCGCAATAGCGCACGCACCGCGCACACGCAATACAGGTATCGGGATTAAAATCGACATAGGGATTGCGATCCTCTCGATCTCCCCGCATCGGCTCCATCCATCCCCAATCCATTGGCGCATCGAACTCGGCAGCCATATCCAGCAATAAATCCGGCGAACCCACTTCCGATATCTCGCGCTCGTGCGGATGATCGGTCATATACAAAGCCATCAGAGTCTGGCGGTGCCGATCAATGCGCGCATTCTCGGTCGTCACCACCATCCCGTCTTGTGCGATGCGCGCACAGGCCGGCGTCATCAACCGCTCGCCATCAATTTCCACAAGACAAGAGCGACACGCACCCGCGGGTTCTAAACGCGGATCGTGACACAGGGTCGGAATTTCCAACCCATGACGAGATGCAATATCCAGCAGGGTTTCCCCTTCGGCAAAGCACACCGTCCGTCCGTTCAATATCAATTTATTCATCAAACTCCTCGGGGAAGAATTTTTGGGCACTCGTCAGGGGGAAAGCAGCAATTTGCCCAAGACCACATATAGAACCCTCACTCATTTGCCACGCCACATCTGCCGCGTGTTGCAAGTGAGGTTTGTGGCCCTGTTCCCGATTGCAAATGCGATTTTCCAGTGCCTCGTGTAAATACCGCGTACCAATGCGACAGGGGGCGCATTGCCCGCAGCTTTCATCGTGAAAAAATCTCAACTGTTGACTAACCGACCATTTTATATCCACCGTGTCGTTCAATACAACAACACCGGCCGAGCCGAGCAGCGAACCCAACCCATCCATTGTCTTAAAATCCAATGGCTGATCTCTGTATTTAGCCGGCAAAAAACCCGAACTCGCACCCCCGGGGCTAAACGCCTTCGGAGTGCCAATATATCCGCCCGCCTCTTCGACCAATTCATCCAAAGTCACGCCCAATGGCAACTCATAGATACCCGGGCATTTGACATGCCCGCTAATACAATACACTTTTGACCCTGCCTCTGTGCGCCCCAAATTGCGAAACCAATCGCCCCCTCTTGAAATAATCGAAGGCACGCACGCAATAGTTTCCACATTGTGAATAAGTGTGGGTTTTCCCCACAGGCCGTATTCTGTGGGATAGGGCGGTCGCAAACGCGGCATCCCGCGCTTGCCCTCCAAAGCCTCTAAAAGCGCGGTCTCCTCGCCGCAAATATACGCACCCTGCCCCGAGTGCATGTGAAAACGGATATCGGGAAATATATTATGCGATTCAAACTCTGCAACTGCTTTTGTCATCACAGCCTTTGGAAAAGCGAACTCGCCCCGCAAGTACAAATAAACATCTCTCGCCCCGATTGTATAAGCCGCAATCGCCAATCCCTCAATAACCAGATCGGGACGACGCATCAAAATCTCGCGGTCCTTAAATGTACCTGGCTCACTCTCATCGCCATTTAAGATTACATAACGCACGGTCTCTTTTTGTGAACACACGGCATTCCACTTAAAAGACGCGGAAAAAGCCGCGCCACCGCGACCTTGCAGCCCCGATGTCTCTATTTCTTCGACAATTTCTTCGGGACGCATCTTCGCGGCCTTTGCAAACGCTTTGCCCGACCAATCGATCTGCCCCAACAAATTGATCGCCATAGTATCTGAATCATCCACCTCTGGTCCCACATGCCCCAACCAGCTTTTGCCACTGGACACTATCTCTGGCAGAAGCCTTGTCCAATCGCCATCTGCCCGCACCACATCTTCGACCGATACAGCAGGCAGCACATCGCGGTCTCGCAACACCGCAGGCGGACGATCACAAGCTGCCAGACATGAACACCCCATCGCGGGCAGGCCCGCATCTTCCA is drawn from Gemmatimonadota bacterium and contains these coding sequences:
- a CDS encoding cache domain-containing protein, with product QDGVEIGSWSSIPINAGYKVILYLPIGGKAQVKGSYSLEEPTKQITARDVVDKKTLKAFVEAAKEYAKNFPLSEDIEAEFRQEGGRWKHESIYLVIGNSDGVILFHAANPALEGQNVFHLEDPNGVKYTQELIAASAAGGGFVEYYFDNPTIDENGDGELVGDPIGSPKISYAIPFIDSVTGMELTMLSGFYPVTARAVVDKETLKSFVGAAKEYAKSFPFSEEIAEEFRQEGGRWKHESIYLAVLNSEGVIVYHAADADLEGQNLINFEDPNGVKYVQELIAAAAAGGGFVEYYFDNPAVDENGDGELTGDPIGSPKISYAIPIIDSQTGMALTLLSGFYPQVQDG
- the fdhF gene encoding formate dehydrogenase subunit alpha: MNKLILNGRTVCFAEGETLLDIASRHGLEIPTLCHDPRLEPAGACRSCLVEIDGERLMTPACARIAQDGMVVTTENARIDRHRQTLMALYMTDHPHEREISEVGSPDLLLDMAAEFDAPMDWGWMEPMRGDREDRNPYVDFNPDTCIACARCVRYCEEVEGVSAITLAGRGSHTTISTVEEKSLLDTTCELCGGCIDVCPTGAMNEKLPLMRGQKPERELVKVRSTCNFCGVGCQLDLNVDLEGRDGQGQIVKVTSPPPGTTTNDGNLCVKGRFAYDFVHHKDRLTEPLVRGEDGVLYPTTWDDALERAAEGLLGVVERHGADALGFVSSSRCTMEENFLVQKMARALFRSNHVHQCAATUHAPTVAGLVETFGAGAMTNSIGEIRDVDFLFVIGSNTSEAHPIIAMEMKRAIRKGATLVVADPRAIWMTSIAEKHLQLNPGTDVWLLNAMAHVIVAEDLIDREFIENQTENFEQVKETVASYTPEKAEEITGISADDIRWTARQYATTEKAGIYYTLGITEHAHGTDNVYALANLVLMTGHLGKPSTGMNPLRGQNNVQGANDAGATPMFYPGYQRVDDPEVRAKYEKSWGVPLSPVPGLNLNEMMKTVGEQMRGFFVMGEDIVLSEPNVLELEKGLNNVDFIVMQDAFMNETARFADVILPAAVFAEKEGTFTNSERRIQRVRKAVEPPGAALPDWEILVMLANKLGANWSYKDPAEVYAEMVKDVPQFAGISHEKLEKIDAGEESIAGLQWPCPDADHPGTKFLHENGILRGKGLFMPVHYIPPAELPDEDYGLFLSTGRTLYHYNAATQTRRESGLDAKQSEAFVELHPSDARKRGVHHGDMVEVTTRRGRVQLRAILSRQVRPGCIWMPLHFAEARANVLTNDVGDAVTGTAEYKVCAAEVRLVESMPDNEKFFPGSYYYEKGPGLQRVGD
- a CDS encoding SLBB domain-containing protein, with product MNKKQADVPDLLQIEGGLNSGVSQEVSQQTGVPEAQVYGVGSFFDLLTDVDKKVRVCTGLSCRMAGADQVLQAMEDAGLPAMGCSCLAACDRPPAVLRDRDVLPAVSVEDVVRADGDWTRLLPEIVSSGKSWLGHVGPEVDDSDTMAINLLGQIDWSGKAFAKAAKMRPEEIVEEIETSGLQGRGGAAFSASFKWNAVCSQKETVRYVILNGDESEPGTFKDREILMRRPDLVIEGLAIAAYTIGARDVYLYLRGEFAFPKAVMTKAVAEFESHNIFPDIRFHMHSGQGAYICGEETALLEALEGKRGMPRLRPPYPTEYGLWGKPTLIHNVETIACVPSIISRGGDWFRNLGRTEAGSKVYCISGHVKCPGIYELPLGVTLDELVEEAGGYIGTPKAFSPGGASSGFLPAKYRDQPLDFKTMDGLGSLLGSAGVVVLNDTVDIKWSVSQQLRFFHDESCGQCAPCRIGTRYLHEALENRICNREQGHKPHLQHAADVAWQMSEGSICGLGQIAAFPLTSAQKFFPEEFDE